In Armatimonadota bacterium, a single window of DNA contains:
- the efp gene encoding elongation factor P produces the protein MHFYLDGEIFTIVEFQHVKPGKGGAFIRTRLRNVKSGRTLEKTFRSGEKVEPAFIEKKKMQFLYRQGNELVLMDLDTYEQTPVTEESLGEQGKYLKEEMEVTSLEAGGEVLGYELPNFVELEVVETDPGYRGDTVSGSSTKPAKLETGAMVNVPFHINVGDVVKVDTRTDAYLERVKK, from the coding sequence ATGCACTTCTATCTCGATGGCGAGATCTTCACAATCGTCGAGTTCCAGCATGTAAAGCCTGGCAAGGGCGGCGCTTTCATCCGCACCCGCCTTCGCAACGTCAAATCCGGGCGGACTCTGGAAAAGACCTTCCGCTCAGGCGAAAAGGTGGAACCCGCTTTCATCGAAAAGAAGAAGATGCAGTTCCTTTACCGTCAAGGCAATGAACTGGTCCTGATGGACCTGGACACCTATGAGCAGACTCCGGTCACTGAGGAGAGCCTCGGCGAACAAGGCAAGTACCTCAAGGAAGAAATGGAAGTGACCAGCCTCGAAGCCGGGGGCGAAGTTTTGGGATACGAACTGCCTAATTTCGTCGAACTCGAAGTTGTCGAGACCGACCCGGGGTATCGTGGCGACACCGTTAGCGGCAGCAGCACCAAACCCGCGAAGCTGGAAACTGGAGCCATGGTGAATGTGCCGTTCCACATCAACGTGGGGGACGTGGTCAAGGTCGATACGAGAACCGACGCATATCTCGAGCGCGTCAAGAAATAA